In the genome of Vicia villosa cultivar HV-30 ecotype Madison, WI linkage group LG7, Vvil1.0, whole genome shotgun sequence, one region contains:
- the LOC131615830 gene encoding uncharacterized protein LOC131615830 translates to MPCILDIQYKMKKKITQSICISPTSTKPEAALLVTEGLPLSSAPTKESMVANDAIKESAEFPPVEIGTRGTVASLIMQEIDYFSRIESNSQDRSQRNNKSQFTNVGSSHSTNPRSTIVSTVESTKKKRVSSKLLPSMCSMVDVSDGGRPNGTSVFGYRNLRSDTKKFQF, encoded by the coding sequence ATGCCATGCATTTTAGATATACAAtataagatgaagaaaaaaattactCAAAGTATCTGCATTTCCCCCACTAGCACAAAACCAGAAGCAGCACTTCTTGTAACAGAAGGTTTACCTCTTTCCTCGGCACCAACCAAAGAAAGCATGGTCGCAAATGACGCAATAAAAGAGAGCGCTGAGTTTCCTCCAGTGGAAATAGGCACCCGAGGCACGGTCGCGTCACTCATAATGCAGGAAATCGACTACTTCAGCCGGATCGAATCAAATTCCCAAGACAGGTCACAGAGGAACAACAAGTCTCAATTCACAAATGTAGGTTCCTCTCACAGCACAAATCCTAGGAGCACAATTGTGTCCACAGTTGAAAGTACAAAGAAAAAGCGAGTAAGTAGCAAGCTTCTACCTAGTATGTGCTCTATGGTGGATGTATCTGACGGCGGTAGGCCAAACGGGACCTCGGTTTTTGGTTACAGAAACCTGAGGTCTGACACGAAAAAGTTTCAGTTTTAG
- the LOC131615829 gene encoding uncharacterized protein LOC131615829, with protein sequence MAQTLEGMKGKGGSIKLGTIGTISSLMTRELDQISSKPQKQKVSSRTKPRTLHVSVPCSSSSNTGTSANPKRLQPRKSSDEASGSGSGSSKNTNYRTKANSSSTSRNTHRIPMLDSADHFSVDRTPIRQKKNDKKKPNIVEVVDIKCGNAEKTWATPLATRLKKLGFSKLSESII encoded by the coding sequence ATGGCTCAGACGCTCGAAGGTATGAAGGGCAAAGGAGGATCGATCAAGTTAGGGACGATCGGAACAATTAGTTCCTTAATGACAAGAGAATTGGATCAAATCTCTTCCAAACCACAAAAACAGAAGGTATCTTCAAGAACTAAACCTAGAACACTTCACGTTTCTGTTCCGtgtagtagtagtagtaataCTGGTACAAGTGCAAACCCTAAAAGACTACAACCAAGAAAATCATCAGATGAAGCCAGTGGCAGTGGCAGTGGAAGCAGTAAAAATACAAATTATAGAACAAAAGCTAATAGTAGTAGTACTAGTAGGAATACTCATAGAATACCAATGTTAGATTCTGCCGATCATTTTTCAGTGGACAGAACTCCAATCAGAcagaaaaaaaatgataaaaagaaaCCTAACATTGTTGAAGTCGTCGATATCAAATGTGGGAATGCAGAAAAAACTTGGGCTACTCCTTTAGCGACTCGTCTCAAGAAGCTCGGTTTCTCAAAGCTCTCTGAGAGCATTATCTAA
- the LOC131615827 gene encoding DNA polymerase I A, chloroplastic/mitochondrial-like isoform X1 has translation MAASTQATELRPYCPLCCRLSRPFHLSLSSRSSLLSLTPHRRKIKAIQIGVNGLRNSVMRSNCVRADLWCSKLKSVGLSKYDAQTRYKQNVPYKNPVCDTFMKFSNLSTSMVEEMTEEEELSSSRSYETHVRKVGVAPCNPELSTTADSMLVEMTKEEERSYSHSYETQVRKVGVALYNPDLSTTATEKKLSGGDKRGWAMAKNKLAEDRKEMNNANKLETKTDGSQVSNKLTSVSRIQGFSMEGVSNIVRQNHGEHVQSSVKYSVVENSKTLNDSVTVVHQFNESASETSQEEIPRVNVDEVLEETTKDSTDATFAKKERCADQLKLHDRLCRIYEDVLVVDNIPLAEEVVKMLTVKYRHLIYACDTEVAKIDVKQETPVDHGEITCFSIYGGPKADFGGGKSCIWVDVLDGGGKEILEKFADFFSNPSIKKVWHNYSFDCHVIENYGFKVSGFHADTMHMARLWDSSRQLNGGYSLEKLSGDKKVMSRAQMNHEKDLIGKVSMKTIFSKKKVKKDGTEGKAIIITAVEDLQRDERIPWICYSALDAKSTLNLYESLKSYLSDMPWKFDGVPVSGKTMYDFYNEYWRPFGEILVQMEAEGMLVDRSYLAGIEKVAKVEQEIAEDRFRKWACRYCPDAKYMNIGSEIQLRQLLFGGTVNRKNSALSLPTERIFKVPNVDGVIEEGKKAPKKFCDMKVKSLGYNLKTEMYTASGWPSISGDALKVLAGNISSDFDFTDEVYNLDLDDEHGNPSQKHIEVPTGDNSAYGTAFAAFPTEKEGREACHAIASLCEVSSIKSLISNFILPLQGHNISGKDNRVHCSLNINTETGRLSARRPNLQNQPALEKDRYKIRQAFIAAPGNSLIVADYGQLELRILAHLANCRSMMDAFKAGGDFHSRTAMNMYPYIREAVEKKEVLLEWDPQPGEDKPPVPLLKDAFGSERRKAKMLNFSIAYGKTPVGLSKDWRVSVKEAKKTVDLWYNDRKEVLQWQEERKKEARKFHCVYTLLGRARKFPLMAQANTYQKGHIERAAINTPVQGSAADVAMCAMIQISNNKKLKELGWRLLLQVHDEVILEGPTESAEIAKSIVVECMSKPFYGKNILKVDLSVDAKCAQNWYSAK, from the exons aTGGCGGCCTCTACACAGGCTACCGAGTTAAGACCATATTGCCCCTTGTGCTGCCGTCTCTCACGTCCCTTCCATCTCTCCCTTTCCTCACGCTCTTCTCTCCTTTCCCTAACTCCCCACAG AAGAAAAATCAAGGCAATTCAGATTGGTGTCAATGGCCTTCGAAATAGTGTTATGCGTAGTAATTGTGTTAGAGCAGATTTATGGTGTTCAAAGTTGAAATCTGTAGGGTTAAGTAAATATGACGCTCAGACTCGATATAAACAGAATGTTCCATACAAGAATCCAGTTTGTGATACATTTATGAAGTTTTCGAATTTATCAACTAGCATGGTGGAGGAAATGACAGAAGAGGAAGAGCTGAGTTCTTCGCGTTCTTATGAAACGCATGTTAGAAAAGTGGGTGTAGCTCCTTGTAATCCTGAACTTTCCACAACTGCTGATAGCATGTTGGTGGAAATGACAAAAGAGGAAGAGAGGAGTTATTCGCATTCCTATGAAACACAAGTTAGAAAAGTGGGTGTGGCTCTTTATAATCCTGATCTTTCCACAACTGCTACTGAAAAGAAATTGTCGGGTGGTGATAAAAGAGGATGGGCTATGGCAAAAAATAAGTTAGCTGAAGATAGGAAGGAAATGAACAACGCAAACAAACTTGAGACGAAAACTGATGGCTCTCAAGTATCTAATAAATTAACTTCCGTTAGTCGGATACAAGGTTTTTCTATGGAGGGAGTTAGCAATATTGTACGGCAGAACCATGGTGAACATGTCCAATCTTCGGTTAAATATTCCGTAGTAGAAAATTCAAAGACGTTAAATGATTCTGTAACTGTAGTCCATCAGTTTAATGAATCTGCATCGGAGACCAGTCAAGAGGAAATTCCTAGAGTTAATGTTGACGAGGTTTTGGAGGAAACTACAAAGGATTCAACTGATGCAACATTTGCTAAAAAGGAACGTTGTGCTGACCAGTTAAAACTTCATGACAGACTCTGTCGTATCTATGAAGATGTTTTGGTGGTTGATAATATTCCTCTTGCAGAAGAGGTTGTTAAGATGCTCACAGTAAAGTACCGGCATCTTATTTATGCATGTGATACCGAG GTAGCCAAGATAGATGTCAAACAAGAAACGCCTGTAGATCACGGGGAGATAACTTGCTTCAGCATTTATGGCGGTCCAAAAGCTGATTTTGGTGGTGGAAAATCTTGTATCTGGGTAGATGTTCTTGATGGTGGAGGCAAAGAGATTTTAGAAAAATTTGCTGATTTTTTCAGCAACCCTTCCATCAAGAAG GTATGGCATAATTATAGCTTTGATTGTCATGTTATAGAGAACTACGGATTCAAAGTTTCTGGTTTTCATGCTGATACAATGCACATGGCACGGTTATGGGATTCTTCAAGACAACTAAATGGGGGCTATTCTCTTGAAAAACTATCAGGTGACAAAAAGGTCATGTCAAGGGCTCAGATGAACCATGAAAAGGATTTGATCGGGAAGGTGTCAATGAAAACTATATTTAgtaagaaaaaagtgaaaaaagatGGAACCGAAGGTAAAGCGATTATCATCACTGCTGTTGAAGATCTACAGAGAGATGAGCGTATACCTTGGATATGTTATTCTGCTTTAGATGCTAAAAGCACTTTGAATCTGTATGAGAGCCTTAAAAGCTATCTTTCAGACATGCCGTGGAAATTTGATGGTGTACCAGTTTCTGGGAAAACCATGTATGATTTCTACAATGAATATTGGCGCCCATTTGGGGAGATTCTAGTCCAAATGGAAGCTGAGGGAATGCTAGTTGATCGGTCATATCTTGCAGGCATAGAAAAGGTTGCCAAAGTAGAGCAAGAAATAGCTGAAGATAGATTCCGGAAATGGGCGTGTAGGTATTGTCCTGATGCCAAGTATATGAATATCGGAAGCGAAATACAGCTGCGCCAGCTGCTTTTTGGTGGTACCGTGAACAG AAAAAACTCAGCTCTATCACTTCCAACTGAACGAATATTCAAAGTTCCCAATGTTGATGGAGTAATTGAAGAAGGCAAGAAGGCTCCTAAAAAATTCTGCGACATGAAGGTGAAGAGCCTAGGTTATAACTTGAAGACCGAGATGTACACAGCAAGTGGTTGGCCATCAATTAGTGGTGATGCTTTAAAGGTTCTGGCTGGAAAcatttcttctgattttgacttcACCGATGAGGTTTATAACTTGGATCTTGACGATGAACATGGAAATCCTTCTCAAAAACATATTGAGGTTCCAACAGGTGATAATTCTGCATATGGAACAGCTTTTGCTGCTTTTCCAACAGAGAAAGAAGGGAGAGAAGCTTGCCATGCCATTGCTTCCTTATGTGAAGTCAgttcaatcaaatctttgatttcaaACTTCATTCTACCCCTGCAG GGACATAATATATCAGGAAAGGATAACCGTGTTCATTGCTCCTTAAATATCAACACGGAGACCGGACGCTTGTCAGCTAGAAGACCAAATCTGCAG AATCAACCTGCTTTGGAAAAAGACCGATACAAAATACGTCAAGCATTCATCGCTGCACCAGGGAATTCTCTTATAGTTGCTGATTATGGACAG CTGGAACTTAGGATTCTCGCACATCTTGCCAACTGTAGGAGCATGATGGATGCTTTTAAAGCCGGTGGAGATTTCCATTCAAGGACTGCTATGAATATGTACCCATATATTCGTGAAGCAGTTGAGAAAAAGGAAGTGCTTCTCGAGTGGGATCCTCAGCCTGGTGAAGATAAACCTCCAGTTCCTCTATTGAAG GATGCGTTTGGTTCTGAAAGAAGAAAAGCTAAAATGCTGAACTTCTCAATTGCATATGGGAAGACTCCAGTGGGGCTATCTAAGGATTGGAGG gTTTCTGTGAAAGAAGCTAAGAAAACAGTTGACCTTTGGTACAATGACAGAAAAGAAGTTTTGCAATGGCAAGAGGAGCGTAAAAAAGAAGCTCGTAAGTTTCATTGTGTCTACACATTGCTAGGGCGAGCCCGGAAATTCCCTTTGATGGCCCAAGCTAATACCTATCAGAAAGGTCACATTGAGCGTGCTGCTATTAATACTCCAGTGCAG GGTAGTGCTGCTGATGTTGCCATGTGTGCCATGATAcaaatttcaaataataaaaagttGAAGGAGCTTGGATGGAGGTTACTTCTACAG GTTCACGATGAAGTCATATTGGAAGGACCAACAGAGTCGGCTGAGATTGCGAAATCCATAGTTGTCGAGTGCATGTCGAAACCTTTTTATGGCAAGAATATTCTTAAAGTTGATCTCTCTGTTGATGCCAAATGTGCTCAAAATTGGTACTCAGCAAAATAG
- the LOC131617832 gene encoding probable serine/threonine-protein kinase PBL23, whose translation MSFFACCKSQDKNDKNSLKKRIKDYHNICFKYDSGKRKYIVEEINNDDKGNITSKIFSYNELCVATKNFHTSNMVGEGGFGRVYKGRIKSIDNKVVAVKKLNKDGFQGSREFLAEVMILSFLHHSNLVNLVGYCSEGEQKILVYEYMANGSLEDHLFELPQTKKPLDWYTRMKIAEGAAKGLEYLHAEANPPVIYRDFKASNILLDENFNPKLSDFGLAKLGPTGDKTHVSTRVMGTYGYCAPEYASTGQLTARSDVYSFGVVFLEMITGRRVLDYSRASEEQNLINWALPLLKNKRKYASMVDPLLKGNYPTRGLLQALAIAAMCLLEDANARPLIGDVVTALGVLAMRHVQVGKQKSTKETCSEQGEGSWQMNLVD comes from the exons ATGAGTTTCTTTGCATGTTGTAAATCACAAGATAAGAATGACAAGAACTCATTGAAGAAGCGTATTAAGGATTATCATAACATCTGTTTTAAATATG ATAGTGGCAAAAGGAAGTACATAGTGGAAGAAATCAACAACGATGACAAAGGAAATATTACCTCTAAGATATTTTCTTACAATGAATTATGTGTTGCAACTAAGAATTTTCATACCAGCAATATGGTTGGTGAAGGAGGTTTTGGGAGGGTTTATAAAGGACGCATCAAAAGCATAGACAATAAg GTCGTTGCGGTAAAGAAACTTAATAAGGATGGATTTCAAGGAAGTAGAGAGTTTCTTGCGGAGGTTATGATTTTGAGTTTTTTGCACCACTCCAACCTTGTCAATTTGGTAGGGTATTGTTCTGAAGGTGAACAAAAGATTTTGGTATATGAATACATGGCAAATGGTTCTTTAGAAGATCACCTCTTTG AGTTACCGCAGACCAAAAAGCCTTTGGATTGGTATACTAGAATGAAAATTGCGGAAGGTGCGGCAAAAGGACTTGAATACTTACATGCGGAGGCAAATCCGCCCGTGATAtaccgggatttcaaagcatccAACATATTATTAGACGAAAACTTCAATCCAAAACTCTCCGATTTTGGACTTGCAAAACTTGGTCCAACCGGTGACAAAACACATGTGTCCACTAGGGTTATGGGAACTTATGGCTATTGTGCACCTGAATATGCATCAACAGGTCAATTGACTGCAAGATCAGATGTTTACAGCTTTGGAGTTGTGTTTCTTGAGATGATCACTGGGAGACGAGTACTTGATTATTCAAGAGCATCGGAAGAACAAAACTTAATCAATTGG GCGCTACCACtcctcaaaaacaaaagaaaatatgcaTCAATGGTTGATCCATTGTTAAAAGGGAACTATCCAACAAGAGGTTTATTACAAGCACTAGCAATTGCAGCAATGTGTCTATTGGAGGATGCAAATGCTAGACCTTTGATTGGTGATGTGGTAACAGCCCTTGGAGTTTTAGCAATGAGGCATGTACAAGTTGGTAAACAAAAAAGTACAAAAGAAACTTGTAGTGAGCAAGGAGAAGGAAGTTGGCAAATGAATTTGGTAGACTAG
- the LOC131619686 gene encoding uncharacterized protein LOC131619686 gives MMLASDDGDYLSHCDMLMSRHDVYVMRDAYDDICSMVGRNDAANAASSEVVAQAMQNQPNAGMIDESRSLSMFQRENTPTFKGKYDPGGTQEWLKEIERIFKGVHEEVFSRRCPGKERDGVPCAETREFVTEYAAKFVKPVKFYPHYSKETSEFSKCIEFENGSRSEIKRAIEYQQILRFAELVNSCRIYEEDIIGHLDYYKSLNEKRAEPHHDRKKPYDAPTDKGKQKVADGKKPSGEGAPAIFKCYRCGEQGAKVL, from the exons ATGATGTTAGCAAGCGACGACG GTGATTATTTGAGTCATTGTGATATGTTGATGAGTAGACACGATGTTTATGTGATGCGTGATGCTTATGATGATATATGT AGTATGGTTGGAAGAAACGACGCTGCAAATGCTGCTTCTTCGGAGGTTGTTGCTCAGGCCATGCAGAATCAGCCTAATGCTGGAATGATTGATGAGTCGCGTAGCTTGAGTATGTTCCAGCGGGAGAACACGCCTACCTTCAAGGGCAAGTACGATCCCGGTGGAACGCAagagtggcttaaggagatcgaaaGGATCTTCAAG GGAGTTCATGAGGAAGTATTTTCCCGAAGATGTCCAGGGAAAGAAAGAGATGGAGTTCCTTGCGCTGAAACAAGGGAATTCGTCactgagtatgctgctaagtttgtaaAGCCCGTGAAGTTCTATCCACACTATAGCAAGGAAACATCTGAGTTTTCAAAGTGTATCGAGTTTGAGAATGGGTCACGTTCGGAGATTAAACGAGCGATTGAATATCAGCAGATCCTTAGGTTCGCAGAATTGGTGAACAGTTGTCGAATTTATGAGGAGGACATCATTGGTCATTTGGATTATTACAAGAGTCTGAACGAGAAGAGGGCGGAACCGCATCATGATCGTAAGAAGCCTTATGATGCTCCTACTGACAAAGGGAAGCAGAAAGTTGCTGATGGGAAGAAGCCGAGTGGGGAAGGAGCTCCCGCTATTTTCAAATGTTACAGGTGTGGTGAACAAGGTGCTAAGGTGTTATAA
- the LOC131615827 gene encoding DNA polymerase I A, chloroplastic/mitochondrial-like isoform X2, which yields MAASTQATELRPYCPLCCRLSRPFHLSLSSRSSLLSLTPHRKIKAIQIGVNGLRNSVMRSNCVRADLWCSKLKSVGLSKYDAQTRYKQNVPYKNPVCDTFMKFSNLSTSMVEEMTEEEELSSSRSYETHVRKVGVAPCNPELSTTADSMLVEMTKEEERSYSHSYETQVRKVGVALYNPDLSTTATEKKLSGGDKRGWAMAKNKLAEDRKEMNNANKLETKTDGSQVSNKLTSVSRIQGFSMEGVSNIVRQNHGEHVQSSVKYSVVENSKTLNDSVTVVHQFNESASETSQEEIPRVNVDEVLEETTKDSTDATFAKKERCADQLKLHDRLCRIYEDVLVVDNIPLAEEVVKMLTVKYRHLIYACDTEVAKIDVKQETPVDHGEITCFSIYGGPKADFGGGKSCIWVDVLDGGGKEILEKFADFFSNPSIKKVWHNYSFDCHVIENYGFKVSGFHADTMHMARLWDSSRQLNGGYSLEKLSGDKKVMSRAQMNHEKDLIGKVSMKTIFSKKKVKKDGTEGKAIIITAVEDLQRDERIPWICYSALDAKSTLNLYESLKSYLSDMPWKFDGVPVSGKTMYDFYNEYWRPFGEILVQMEAEGMLVDRSYLAGIEKVAKVEQEIAEDRFRKWACRYCPDAKYMNIGSEIQLRQLLFGGTVNRKNSALSLPTERIFKVPNVDGVIEEGKKAPKKFCDMKVKSLGYNLKTEMYTASGWPSISGDALKVLAGNISSDFDFTDEVYNLDLDDEHGNPSQKHIEVPTGDNSAYGTAFAAFPTEKEGREACHAIASLCEVSSIKSLISNFILPLQGHNISGKDNRVHCSLNINTETGRLSARRPNLQNQPALEKDRYKIRQAFIAAPGNSLIVADYGQLELRILAHLANCRSMMDAFKAGGDFHSRTAMNMYPYIREAVEKKEVLLEWDPQPGEDKPPVPLLKDAFGSERRKAKMLNFSIAYGKTPVGLSKDWRVSVKEAKKTVDLWYNDRKEVLQWQEERKKEARKFHCVYTLLGRARKFPLMAQANTYQKGHIERAAINTPVQGSAADVAMCAMIQISNNKKLKELGWRLLLQVHDEVILEGPTESAEIAKSIVVECMSKPFYGKNILKVDLSVDAKCAQNWYSAK from the exons aTGGCGGCCTCTACACAGGCTACCGAGTTAAGACCATATTGCCCCTTGTGCTGCCGTCTCTCACGTCCCTTCCATCTCTCCCTTTCCTCACGCTCTTCTCTCCTTTCCCTAACTCCCCACAG AAAAATCAAGGCAATTCAGATTGGTGTCAATGGCCTTCGAAATAGTGTTATGCGTAGTAATTGTGTTAGAGCAGATTTATGGTGTTCAAAGTTGAAATCTGTAGGGTTAAGTAAATATGACGCTCAGACTCGATATAAACAGAATGTTCCATACAAGAATCCAGTTTGTGATACATTTATGAAGTTTTCGAATTTATCAACTAGCATGGTGGAGGAAATGACAGAAGAGGAAGAGCTGAGTTCTTCGCGTTCTTATGAAACGCATGTTAGAAAAGTGGGTGTAGCTCCTTGTAATCCTGAACTTTCCACAACTGCTGATAGCATGTTGGTGGAAATGACAAAAGAGGAAGAGAGGAGTTATTCGCATTCCTATGAAACACAAGTTAGAAAAGTGGGTGTGGCTCTTTATAATCCTGATCTTTCCACAACTGCTACTGAAAAGAAATTGTCGGGTGGTGATAAAAGAGGATGGGCTATGGCAAAAAATAAGTTAGCTGAAGATAGGAAGGAAATGAACAACGCAAACAAACTTGAGACGAAAACTGATGGCTCTCAAGTATCTAATAAATTAACTTCCGTTAGTCGGATACAAGGTTTTTCTATGGAGGGAGTTAGCAATATTGTACGGCAGAACCATGGTGAACATGTCCAATCTTCGGTTAAATATTCCGTAGTAGAAAATTCAAAGACGTTAAATGATTCTGTAACTGTAGTCCATCAGTTTAATGAATCTGCATCGGAGACCAGTCAAGAGGAAATTCCTAGAGTTAATGTTGACGAGGTTTTGGAGGAAACTACAAAGGATTCAACTGATGCAACATTTGCTAAAAAGGAACGTTGTGCTGACCAGTTAAAACTTCATGACAGACTCTGTCGTATCTATGAAGATGTTTTGGTGGTTGATAATATTCCTCTTGCAGAAGAGGTTGTTAAGATGCTCACAGTAAAGTACCGGCATCTTATTTATGCATGTGATACCGAG GTAGCCAAGATAGATGTCAAACAAGAAACGCCTGTAGATCACGGGGAGATAACTTGCTTCAGCATTTATGGCGGTCCAAAAGCTGATTTTGGTGGTGGAAAATCTTGTATCTGGGTAGATGTTCTTGATGGTGGAGGCAAAGAGATTTTAGAAAAATTTGCTGATTTTTTCAGCAACCCTTCCATCAAGAAG GTATGGCATAATTATAGCTTTGATTGTCATGTTATAGAGAACTACGGATTCAAAGTTTCTGGTTTTCATGCTGATACAATGCACATGGCACGGTTATGGGATTCTTCAAGACAACTAAATGGGGGCTATTCTCTTGAAAAACTATCAGGTGACAAAAAGGTCATGTCAAGGGCTCAGATGAACCATGAAAAGGATTTGATCGGGAAGGTGTCAATGAAAACTATATTTAgtaagaaaaaagtgaaaaaagatGGAACCGAAGGTAAAGCGATTATCATCACTGCTGTTGAAGATCTACAGAGAGATGAGCGTATACCTTGGATATGTTATTCTGCTTTAGATGCTAAAAGCACTTTGAATCTGTATGAGAGCCTTAAAAGCTATCTTTCAGACATGCCGTGGAAATTTGATGGTGTACCAGTTTCTGGGAAAACCATGTATGATTTCTACAATGAATATTGGCGCCCATTTGGGGAGATTCTAGTCCAAATGGAAGCTGAGGGAATGCTAGTTGATCGGTCATATCTTGCAGGCATAGAAAAGGTTGCCAAAGTAGAGCAAGAAATAGCTGAAGATAGATTCCGGAAATGGGCGTGTAGGTATTGTCCTGATGCCAAGTATATGAATATCGGAAGCGAAATACAGCTGCGCCAGCTGCTTTTTGGTGGTACCGTGAACAG AAAAAACTCAGCTCTATCACTTCCAACTGAACGAATATTCAAAGTTCCCAATGTTGATGGAGTAATTGAAGAAGGCAAGAAGGCTCCTAAAAAATTCTGCGACATGAAGGTGAAGAGCCTAGGTTATAACTTGAAGACCGAGATGTACACAGCAAGTGGTTGGCCATCAATTAGTGGTGATGCTTTAAAGGTTCTGGCTGGAAAcatttcttctgattttgacttcACCGATGAGGTTTATAACTTGGATCTTGACGATGAACATGGAAATCCTTCTCAAAAACATATTGAGGTTCCAACAGGTGATAATTCTGCATATGGAACAGCTTTTGCTGCTTTTCCAACAGAGAAAGAAGGGAGAGAAGCTTGCCATGCCATTGCTTCCTTATGTGAAGTCAgttcaatcaaatctttgatttcaaACTTCATTCTACCCCTGCAG GGACATAATATATCAGGAAAGGATAACCGTGTTCATTGCTCCTTAAATATCAACACGGAGACCGGACGCTTGTCAGCTAGAAGACCAAATCTGCAG AATCAACCTGCTTTGGAAAAAGACCGATACAAAATACGTCAAGCATTCATCGCTGCACCAGGGAATTCTCTTATAGTTGCTGATTATGGACAG CTGGAACTTAGGATTCTCGCACATCTTGCCAACTGTAGGAGCATGATGGATGCTTTTAAAGCCGGTGGAGATTTCCATTCAAGGACTGCTATGAATATGTACCCATATATTCGTGAAGCAGTTGAGAAAAAGGAAGTGCTTCTCGAGTGGGATCCTCAGCCTGGTGAAGATAAACCTCCAGTTCCTCTATTGAAG GATGCGTTTGGTTCTGAAAGAAGAAAAGCTAAAATGCTGAACTTCTCAATTGCATATGGGAAGACTCCAGTGGGGCTATCTAAGGATTGGAGG gTTTCTGTGAAAGAAGCTAAGAAAACAGTTGACCTTTGGTACAATGACAGAAAAGAAGTTTTGCAATGGCAAGAGGAGCGTAAAAAAGAAGCTCGTAAGTTTCATTGTGTCTACACATTGCTAGGGCGAGCCCGGAAATTCCCTTTGATGGCCCAAGCTAATACCTATCAGAAAGGTCACATTGAGCGTGCTGCTATTAATACTCCAGTGCAG GGTAGTGCTGCTGATGTTGCCATGTGTGCCATGATAcaaatttcaaataataaaaagttGAAGGAGCTTGGATGGAGGTTACTTCTACAG GTTCACGATGAAGTCATATTGGAAGGACCAACAGAGTCGGCTGAGATTGCGAAATCCATAGTTGTCGAGTGCATGTCGAAACCTTTTTATGGCAAGAATATTCTTAAAGTTGATCTCTCTGTTGATGCCAAATGTGCTCAAAATTGGTACTCAGCAAAATAG